The genomic stretch TAGTAAAGACCAGAGGTTGTCAACACAAGATAGTAAAGACAAGGGATGTCAAAAACTTCTTGTGcacaaatatttcaaatcaccCAAGTGAGATAGAGGTGGGATGAGAGTTGAGTATTTAGAATTATTCGTACAAACTTGCATAGATGTGATATGATTTCTTTTCACAAATATCATAACTCCATTGGGTAATGAGTTAGGATTTATTTTAACAAACTTCTTGCGCAAAAATATATTACCAGGCCTATCTTCACCTTTgactctaaaaataaaaatataacaaagtCTGTCAAATGTCTCTTGACATAAAACTGGAGAGATGGACACTCATAGAGAGAAAGAACTTAGAAATGGTTACATCAGTAGTAACCACACAAACATCTCACTTTTCAGTCATTGGCAAGAATTTAGGGTAAATAGCTAAGCAATTCAATAACATAGTACTAATGTAGCTTACCAGGCTTGACAACTTCACCAGGTTGGGATTTAATAAGGAGTTGCCTGCCATCCAAATGGGTTAATATAAATTGGAAGCCACAGAGTGCCTCTGTAAGGGACAAGGTATGTTCAACAAATAAGTCATCACCCTTTCTCTTAAACTTAGGGTGCTCTTTCTgttgtaaaacaaaaacaatgtcCCCTGTGACAGTGTCAGGCTGCAGAAAAACACAAACCAAATGCAGATATTAATAAATGAATACCAGAGTCCCAtgtaaagaggaaaaaaaaaaaaaaaaggctttgcCCGCCTCCAACAAACTAACCACTCTAGCATCCCAAAGacgaaaaaaaatattagaacaGAGAAAAAGACGCATTAGCCTCACCGCTTCATCAGCTTCTCCAGGGAATGTAATCCTCTGTCCATTCTGCATACCCTTCTCCACAACAACTTCCAAAACTTTCTTCTCCTGAACAACTTTCTCTCCCTTACACTGAGGGCAGCGGTCCTTGTCATTGATGGTCTCACCAGTGCCCTTACACTCATTGCAAGCATGCTGCATTTGCTGGATCATAGAGGGGCCAAGGTGTCTAATGGAAACTTTGATTCCAGACCCTTGACATCCAGAACATTTCATTGAAGCACCAGACTTGGAGCCTTTACTGCAAAATGTCATTAAAATATCCCCATATAAGCAGAATGAAGAACAAATaccaaacataccaaaacaTGTAAAACTAGGGTACTAACCCCTTGCACTTGGAGCAGATAACATTCCGAGAGAGGGATAGCTTCTTGGATGTCCCATTGTAGAGGTCTTCCAGGGAAACCTTGAGGGGATGGATCACATCCTCTCCCCTCCTCTGCCTTCGGCCTCTGCTGCTTCCACCACCTGAGTGCAACAAAACTCAGCACAAATTTCCATATATGTTTCATAAACAACTGTGCATGTATATCATGGCTAAAGATTCATACCGCCAAAAGGATTGCCCCCAAAGAAGGACTGGAATATGTCAAACGGGTCATGTCCAGCGCCTGCACCACCCATTCCTTCCTTAAGAGCATCCTCTCCATACTGATCATAGATCTCACGCTTCTCTGGGTCACTTAGAACCTCATAAGCTTGGGCCAACTCCTTAAACTGAAAGGCACCCCAAATTTGACAAGATTCAGCACATCCACTACATTTCTAGAACAACTAACATAAAGCCCAATCTAGTGACAAGTTTAGGATTGTGGAGTTATTTTGGCGGTCTCGGGTAGTCCACTTATTTGGTAAACAATTGGGAGAATTTATGTTATTGCTATACCAATGACAAAGCATATGCATA from Corylus avellana chromosome ca1, CavTom2PMs-1.0 encodes the following:
- the LOC132177750 gene encoding dnaJ protein homolog, encoding MFGRAPKKSDNTKYYEILGVSKEASQDDLKKAYRKAAIKNHPDKGGDPEKFKELAQAYEVLSDPEKREIYDQYGEDALKEGMGGAGAGHDPFDIFQSFFGGNPFGGGGSSRGRRQRRGEDVIHPLKVSLEDLYNGTSKKLSLSRNVICSKCKGKGSKSGASMKCSGCQGSGIKVSIRHLGPSMIQQMQHACNECKGTGETINDKDRCPQCKGEKVVQEKKVLEVVVEKGMQNGQRITFPGEADEAPDTVTGDIVFVLQQKEHPKFKRKGDDLFVEHTLSLTEALCGFQFILTHLDGRQLLIKSQPGEVVKPDQYKAINDEGMPMYKRPFMKGKLYIHFTVEFPDTLNPEQCKALEAVLPPRASVQLTDMEVDECEETTLHDVNIEDEMRRKQAQAQEAYEEDDDMPGGAQRVQCAQQ